In Gordonia sp. SL306, the genomic window TGCTGACCGATCCCGTGAAGATCTTGGTCTCGGGTGGCGTATACCCACGCATCTCCGCCGACCACACCTTGTTGAGGCTGTTCGTGGTCGCCACGATGCGGCAGATGGAGTCGGTATTCGCCTTCTCGATGGTGCAGGACTGGATGTGGTCGTCGAGCTCGGACGCGTTCTGGCTGCTGACGGTGTCGCCGCCGAGGCCGGAGCCACCGGTGATCGAGCCGGGGTCGATGCCGAAGAACAACGCGACCAGAGTGATGATCAGCCCGGCGCCTCCGCCGAGCGCGATTCGACCGACACCGCCGCCTCCGCCGCCACCGCCGGAGACGCCGCCGGTGTCGAGTGGACCGTCGCCCTGAAAAACCATGTCGCTCCTTGTCCCGGCTCGATACCGTCCCACGCCCACAGCCGGTGTGAGTCGGAGTTCGGCACGGTCGAGCTTATTCGCCGACGCGCCGGTGGTGACCTGATCGGACCCAATGCCGGGTTCGTGTCGTCGGTGCCGATCCCTCGCGGGAGGCCGGGATGGCCGGGTGCAGGTCGGCCGAGGTCACGAAAGTAGGATTGGCCCAGATTCACCACGTATCCGCTTGGGAAGGACACTGAGTGCTCCGCACGCATCTCGCCGGTTCGCTTCGCCGCGCCGACGCCTCGCAGACCGTCACCGTCGCCGGTTGGGTCGCCCGTCGTCGCGATCACGGAGGCGTGGTCTTCATCGATCTGCGCGACAGCTCCGGACTGGTCCAGGTCGTCTTCCGTGACGAGGCCGTCGCGGAGGCGGCCCATCGACTCCGCGCCGAGTTCTGCGTGGCGGTCACGGGCGTCGTCGAGGAACGGCCCGCCGGTAGCGAGAACCCGAACCTGTCGTCGGGCGAGATCGAGATCAACGCAGTGGGCCTCGAGGTGCTGAACGCCTCGGCGCCGCTGCCCTTCCAGCTCGACGAGGCACCCGGCGAAGAGGCCCGTCTGCACTACCGGTACCTCGACCTGCGTCGCGAGGGACCTGCCCGCGCCTTGCGATTGCGTTCCCAGGTGAACGCGGCGGCCCGCGGCGTGCTCGCCGACCACGACTTCGTCGAGATCGAGACGCCGACGCTGACGCGCTCGACGCCGGAGGGCGCCCGCGACTTCCTGGTGCCCGCACGCCTGCAGCCGGGCACCTTCTATGCCCTGCCGCAGAGCCCGCAGCTGTTCAAACAGCTCCTGATGGTCGCCGGGATGGAGCGCTATTACCAGATCGCGCGCTGTTATCGCGACGAGGATTTCCGTGCCGACCGGCAGCCGGAGTTCACCCAGCTCGACCTCGAGATGAGCTTTGTCGATCAGGACGATGTGATCGCGCTCGCCGAGGAGGTACTGGCGGCCCTGTGGAAGTTGATCGGTGTGGAGATCACCACCCCGATCCCGCGCATCACCTACGCCGACGCGATGCGGCGGTACGGATCCGACAAGCCGGATCTGCGGTTCGAGCTCGAACTGGTCGAGTGCACCGACTATTTCGTCGACACCCCGTTCCGGGTGTTCCAGGCGCCCTACGTGGGTGCGGTCGTGATGCCGGGTGGGGCGTCGCAGCCCCGCCGCCAGCTCGACGCCTGGCAGGAATGGGCGAAGCAGCGCGGCGCCAAGGGGCTGGCCTACGTGCTCGTCGGTGACGACGGCGAACTCGGCGGCCCGGTCGCCAAAAACCTCTCCGACGCCGAACGCGCCGGACTCGTCGCCCACGTCGGGGCCGAGCCGGGTGACTGTGTCTTCTTCGCCGCCGGACCGGCCAAGGCGCAGCGCGCTCTGCTGGGTGCCGCCCGCGGTGAGATCGCATCGCGTCTCGGCCTCATCAAGGACGATGCGTGGGCGTTCACCTGGGTTGTCGACGCGCCGCTGTTCGAGCCGGCCGACGACGCGACCGCGAGTGGTGACGTCGCCGTCGGTTCGGGCGCCTGGACCGCGGTGCACCATGCGTTCACCGCGCCCAAGCCCGAGTCGCTGGACGCGCTGGAGACCGATCCGGGGTCGGCACTGGCCTACGCATACGACATCGTCTGCAACGGCAACGAGATCGGTGGCGGGTCGATCCGTATCCATCAGCGCGAAGTGCAGGAGCGCGTGTTCGAGATCATGGGCATCGGCCACGACGAGGCAGAGGAGAAGTTCGGCTTCCTGCTCGACGCCTTCGCCTACGGCGCGCCCCCGCACGGCGGGATCGCATTCGGCTGGGACCGCATCACCGCCCTGCTGGCGGGGGAGAACTCGATCCGAGAGGTGATCGCGTTCCCGAAGTCGGGCGGTGGAGTCGATCCGCTCACCGACGCCCCTGCGGCGATCACACCGCAGCAGCGCAAGGAGTCGGGGATCGACGCCAAGCCGGTGGTCCGGAAGCAGGCGGACACCGACGCAGAGGGCGTGGCGGCG contains:
- the aspS gene encoding aspartate--tRNA ligase, whose product is MLRTHLAGSLRRADASQTVTVAGWVARRRDHGGVVFIDLRDSSGLVQVVFRDEAVAEAAHRLRAEFCVAVTGVVEERPAGSENPNLSSGEIEINAVGLEVLNASAPLPFQLDEAPGEEARLHYRYLDLRREGPARALRLRSQVNAAARGVLADHDFVEIETPTLTRSTPEGARDFLVPARLQPGTFYALPQSPQLFKQLLMVAGMERYYQIARCYRDEDFRADRQPEFTQLDLEMSFVDQDDVIALAEEVLAALWKLIGVEITTPIPRITYADAMRRYGSDKPDLRFELELVECTDYFVDTPFRVFQAPYVGAVVMPGGASQPRRQLDAWQEWAKQRGAKGLAYVLVGDDGELGGPVAKNLSDAERAGLVAHVGAEPGDCVFFAAGPAKAQRALLGAARGEIASRLGLIKDDAWAFTWVVDAPLFEPADDATASGDVAVGSGAWTAVHHAFTAPKPESLDALETDPGSALAYAYDIVCNGNEIGGGSIRIHQREVQERVFEIMGIGHDEAEEKFGFLLDAFAYGAPPHGGIAFGWDRITALLAGENSIREVIAFPKSGGGVDPLTDAPAAITPQQRKESGIDAKPVVRKQADTDAEGVAAEAGGGA